AAAAGATAGATCACTTaggcttttattaaattaagcacttaccctcttattcataaaaatatatgaagttatgaaaggcttatagtgttttgtttctttcactccttagcgaaatgaaagagagaaaacatgtTTAAGtagttgtttaattaaaataggtttatagtgtgtttatgaataataggGTTAgaataatagtagtagtagtaatagtagGCAAAAAATAATGGGAGACTTGAGGTCGCTCTGGCTCCTCTCGTATGTGAGAGTAGAGATAAATAAGTAACGTACGTAAATATTAATCGGCATTATTCAACTATCTTTGTGCTATGTTCCGTCAAACACGATTCAGCTGTTTAGTCTTTAAtgcataacagacagacagacacatttttgcttttataatagtaagtatgaattcaaaaatatattgtgtaacAGGGTTTAACAAGAGAGCTAATATTGGGTAGTTCTAGTAATCTTTATCGAAGAAAGTGATTGCCTAATACACATTTCATTCAAGTATACTCttatatgattgttattttCAAGCATATTTACAAATAGCGAGTACTAACAATGAATGTTTGAACGATTTAACGTAAGAAGCTTAAACAATTGAAGAACATCTTACAACTTCAAGGACATGCCTTGCCATCGGTAACAATGATtggcgaaaaactcatttttctATTCTGTAGGGCGACTCCTACAGTCATTACTTACGAATATCGagaatttgatatttagaatgtgTTGAATCACTAGTTTCTACGGCACCAGCTAGAGCCACtgctcagattttcatataaattttcttgatagccggttgtcaataatataattatagtcgatagtagtagagaatcagaCTACTGTATGTACTCTATGAAGTCTTTTACTGCCTGCTGTAGTAATCTCACTGCAAATCCTTTAAATGTGTCCAAGTCATCacaaagaaaaactaaattgaaaaataaatacattaaaatataatgccCAAAAATTACTCACCAAATTATCACTAGGCAGTCCCCTCAACTTGGGGTTCAACACAAATGGCACTCCCTCCATCCCATTATACCCTCCTAACGTCTGATATATCGTGTTCCTCGGCAGTGGCGCCGGGCCCTTCTTCCTTGAAGGAGCCACCGGGGAAGTAGGACCAACTATCGCTGGACTCCCATGTGGTATGGGAGACTTCGCTGACGGGGGTCTGGGCGCTGGTCGAGTAGGTTTTATATTGTATGAAGGACTTAGCGCTTCGTAGTCATGGTCCGTTGTGAACTCTTCGATATTAGGGTATGCTGTTGGAGATTGTTTCAGGTTCAAGTTGTTCAGTTCAGAGACTAGTGGTGATAGCTTCGGAGGACGGTCCGGTGCTCGTAATCTGTGAATGAGAATATGTGGTGTTATACTCGAGCCATTTCAAACGCGCGAACGAATTCATGTTCAAGTCACACTCCGATGATTCTTTTGAGTATGTCGAGTATAGGCAGctggtttttgtatatttgattGTATGtcgtttaaacaaaatatttgcatcAATTATAGCCAACCCGCATTTCGCCAGCGTGGTCGACCAAacgcctaacccctcccttttatttcgggaggagacccttgcccagttaTAGGGCTTAAATGGGTTATTAATTATAGCAACTAGTTTTAACTTCAGACCTAAATATGTCGTCAATAGtttgttcacaaaaatatactgtCCCTGTAGGATTGTAGAGGAAATATATGAACAGGAAAATGGCACGTCAATTCCATTTTTCCTTCCCGTTTCATCAAACAGTAGTTAGGTAACTATCCTATATTCGGTACGTTTAATATGTTTACCTTCTGTTTGCCTCGGGTGTGATGTTAGTGACGATGTTCTCGTACTCGTTGTGTGTCGGCGACGTGTCTGTGCTGCCACCACTCACTTTGTAGCACACCATCTTGCCGTTTATCTCCCTGTCCCAAAAACACAGCTTTTAATAACTACGAAGACTAGAATTTTACCTATGTAGGTAGTAGTGTATATATGCTTTTGTTAAGGCAATTAGAGTGTGACGTGGAAAAGGCCAGAACCTAAGGTTAAAAGACTTTATCAAAATCaagtcattcattcatttaggacatattttgatacttgttACAGGCAAAGTTTCTGAAACTCAATTGTTTACCGCTATAAATAACGTGTCTTTAAAAAACGTTGCATAACTGACATAGCAAGACCAGCCTGAGTCCAGAAAGTTCCATTTATCACGCACCACTTTTACCACGCTTTGTTATTTGCTGCAAGTAACTTACCCAGCCAGCATAAACCCTTGAGGCGCCTGCCTCATCTTGGAGCAC
Above is a window of Anticarsia gemmatalis isolate Benzon Research Colony breed Stoneville strain chromosome 2, ilAntGemm2 primary, whole genome shotgun sequence DNA encoding:
- the Mvb12 gene encoding multivesicular body subunit 12-like Mvb12, which gives rise to MSKVLSALGGALPDERPLLSLQIVETVAKCPTGYWPVSRTYDEDADAGLLRQNGLFGKKPSHYICLSKTEGVPGYVMDGVVIVGERDQAPPGYSVAGRAGKRRLCTRVSRPAAARSHPPVTDVIVCSKMRQAPQGFMLAGEINGKMVCYKVSGGSTDTSPTHNEYENIVTNITPEANRRLRAPDRPPKLSPLVSELNNLNLKQSPTAYPNIEEFTTDHDYEALSPSYNIKPTRPAPRPPSAKSPIPHGSPAIVGPTSPVAPSRKKGPAPLPRNTIYQTLGGYNGMEGVPFVLNPKLRGLPSDNLVQLPSVKRRSRFDLDRDYPYSFAVERQT